One genomic window of Pirellulales bacterium includes the following:
- a CDS encoding DUF1080 domain-containing protein: MMLAVMLRLVAAANDLAGAEPADGETVTLAHEAHNSLTKEELAEGWILLFDGETDYGWKAGSQANWRVHDGVISVSEGEPGLLTTVSQFGDYVFKCDFRADAGTNSGIFLRTPRVPKDPQSDCYELNIADRAVSPFPTGSFVGRQASKEVADSSRWRNFEVTALGGHFIVKLDGREVLDYTDPQPLGRGYIGLQLNKGAVEFRNIKLKPLGLEPLFNGQDLTGWKEFPGKASKFSVTDAGELHIENGNGQLETERSFGDFVAQWQVQTQGRHLNSGVFFRSIPGEFTQGYECQIQNAFEGNDRSKPVDCGTGGFYRRQNARRVMSNDFQWTPMTLIVSGNHMAAWVNGIQVSDWTDSRPPDANPRKGTRRETGTISLQGHDPTTNILFRDIQAGEMPKR, encoded by the coding sequence ATGATGCTCGCCGTTATGCTTCGCCTGGTCGCCGCGGCGAACGATCTCGCAGGGGCGGAACCAGCCGATGGGGAGACGGTCACCCTCGCCCACGAGGCACACAATTCGCTCACGAAGGAGGAGCTCGCCGAAGGCTGGATCCTGTTGTTCGATGGCGAGACCGACTACGGTTGGAAAGCCGGCAGCCAGGCAAACTGGCGTGTGCATGACGGCGTCATCTCGGTGAGCGAAGGAGAGCCCGGTCTGCTCACCACCGTCAGCCAATTTGGCGATTACGTCTTCAAATGCGACTTTCGCGCCGACGCGGGCACCAACAGCGGCATCTTTCTGCGCACGCCGCGCGTGCCGAAGGATCCCCAGAGCGACTGTTACGAATTGAACATCGCCGATCGGGCGGTGTCTCCGTTTCCGACGGGGAGCTTCGTCGGCCGACAGGCATCCAAGGAGGTCGCCGATAGCTCCAGGTGGCGCAACTTCGAAGTGACCGCCCTAGGGGGACATTTCATCGTCAAGCTCGATGGACGCGAGGTGCTCGACTACACCGATCCCCAGCCGCTGGGACGGGGCTATATCGGGCTCCAGCTCAACAAGGGGGCCGTGGAGTTTCGCAATATCAAGCTGAAGCCCCTCGGGCTCGAGCCGCTGTTCAACGGCCAGGATCTCACGGGCTGGAAGGAATTCCCCGGCAAGGCCAGCAAGTTCAGCGTCACCGACGCCGGAGAGCTCCACATCGAGAATGGCAACGGTCAGCTCGAAACCGAACGCTCGTTCGGCGACTTCGTCGCGCAGTGGCAGGTGCAGACCCAGGGCAGGCATTTGAACTCCGGCGTCTTCTTCCGCTCGATCCCCGGCGAATTCACGCAAGGCTACGAGTGCCAGATCCAGAACGCCTTCGAAGGGAACGACCGCTCGAAGCCGGTCGACTGCGGCACCGGCGGGTTCTATCGCCGGCAGAATGCACGGCGCGTGATGTCGAACGATTTCCAATGGACGCCGATGACGCTGATCGTCTCGGGCAATCACATGGCGGCCTGGGTCAACGGCATCCAGGTCAGCGACTGGACCGACTCGCGTCCTCCGGATGCGAATCCCCGCAAGGGAACGCGGCGAGAGACGGGCACGATCTCGCTGCAGGGGCATGACCCGACGACGAACATCCTGTTCCGCGACATCCAGGCGGGCGAAATGCCGAAGCGTTAA